A DNA window from Candidatus Angelobacter sp. contains the following coding sequences:
- a CDS encoding DUF1501 domain-containing protein: protein MQHHKTRLNDAFLTRRDFLCRCGMGMGALNLAAFFGGVEPFTTTARAEGYASPLMPKEPQFAARAKHVIHIFANGGPSHVDTFDPKPALEKYAGKLLPTENLKTERKTGAAFPSPYKFQKCGQSGIEVSEIFPRVGGCIDDIAVIRSMHADVPNHEPSLLLMNCGEARLIRPSMGSWITYGLGTENQNLPGFIVMCPGGYPIQESQNWQAGFLPGIYQGTYIDTQHTRIEKLIEHIKNNFTSLREQKEQLELLQELNERHLKRRQQDAQLEARIQSFELAYRMQIDATDAFDINREPEPIRKMYGEGTQARQLLIARRLIEKGVRFVQVWHGAGQPWDNHDDIEVNHRRLAKESDQAIAALLTDLKQRGLLEETLVVWGGEFGRTPTVELPTPGSNAGKINGRDHNHYGFTMWMAGGGVRGGYVHGATDEFGFQAAEKPVHVHDLHATILALLGFD from the coding sequence TGACCCGCCGCGATTTTCTTTGCCGCTGCGGCATGGGCATGGGCGCGTTGAATCTGGCCGCATTCTTCGGAGGCGTCGAGCCGTTTACGACGACTGCGCGCGCGGAGGGCTATGCTTCGCCGCTGATGCCAAAGGAGCCCCAGTTTGCCGCCAGGGCCAAACACGTCATCCATATTTTCGCCAACGGCGGACCGTCGCATGTTGACACGTTTGATCCCAAACCCGCCCTGGAAAAATACGCCGGCAAACTGCTGCCGACGGAGAACCTCAAGACCGAACGCAAGACCGGCGCGGCCTTTCCCTCCCCGTACAAGTTCCAGAAATGCGGCCAGAGCGGGATCGAGGTCAGCGAAATCTTTCCCCGTGTCGGCGGGTGCATTGACGACATCGCGGTCATTCGCTCAATGCACGCGGACGTGCCGAACCACGAGCCGTCGTTGCTGCTGATGAACTGCGGCGAGGCCCGGCTCATCCGGCCCAGCATGGGTTCCTGGATCACCTATGGCCTGGGGACAGAGAACCAGAACCTGCCGGGCTTCATCGTAATGTGCCCCGGCGGCTATCCCATCCAGGAATCGCAGAACTGGCAGGCCGGCTTCCTGCCCGGCATTTATCAGGGCACATACATCGACACGCAGCACACGCGCATCGAGAAGCTCATCGAGCACATCAAAAACAACTTTACCTCGCTGCGCGAACAAAAGGAGCAACTGGAATTGCTGCAGGAACTCAACGAGCGCCACCTCAAGAGGCGCCAGCAGGACGCGCAACTCGAGGCGCGCATCCAGTCGTTCGAGCTGGCTTACCGGATGCAAATTGACGCCACCGACGCCTTCGACATCAATCGCGAGCCCGAACCCATCCGCAAAATGTACGGGGAAGGCACGCAGGCCCGCCAGTTGCTCATCGCGAGGCGCCTGATCGAAAAAGGCGTGCGCTTCGTTCAGGTGTGGCATGGCGCCGGCCAGCCCTGGGACAACCACGACGACATCGAGGTCAACCACCGCCGGCTGGCGAAAGAATCAGACCAGGCCATCGCCGCGCTCTTGACCGATTTGAAACAACGCGGGCTGCTGGAGGAAACGCTGGTCGTCTGGGGTGGTGAATTTGGCCGCACCCCGACCGTTGAACTGCCCACGCCCGGCTCCAATGCGGGCAAGATCAACGGCCGCGACCATAACCACTACGGTTTTACCATGTGGATGGCGGGCGGCGGTGTGCGCGGTGGTTACGTCCATGGCGCGACCGATGAGTTCGGCTTTCAGGCGGCCGAGAAACCGGTCCACGTCCACGATCTCCACGCGACCATCCTGGCGCTGCTCGGGTTCGATC